The following proteins are co-located in the Sphingomonas donggukensis genome:
- the ypfJ gene encoding KPN_02809 family neutral zinc metallopeptidase, with product MRLDDLDPSSNVDDLGAGGRGGGGGIPILGMLLPFLFRGKMGCGSIALIAILGIGYLMMGGLGNLTGGGSGPVGQRAPTEQSGAGVCNTTERLFSCRVLASTEQVWGKIFAANGQTYEPPRLKFYTEGATSGCGYASSAAGPYYCPSDRGVFLDTGFFDELQNRFGAKGDFAEAYVIAHEVGHHIQNLTGAAQQVSAIQQRGSKEEGNAASVKLELQADCYAGVWAKQSGRLEPGDIEEGMTAANAIGDDTLQRQSGGSVVPDSFTHGSSADRMRWLKRGLDTGDPAQCDTFGGGAQ from the coding sequence ATGCGGCTCGACGATCTCGATCCCAGCAGCAACGTCGACGATCTGGGCGCCGGCGGACGCGGCGGCGGCGGGGGCATCCCGATCCTCGGCATGCTGCTGCCCTTTCTTTTTCGCGGCAAGATGGGATGCGGGTCGATCGCGCTGATCGCAATCCTCGGCATCGGCTATTTGATGATGGGTGGCCTCGGCAATCTGACCGGCGGTGGCAGCGGGCCGGTTGGCCAGCGCGCGCCGACCGAGCAGAGCGGCGCAGGCGTGTGCAACACCACGGAGCGGCTGTTCTCGTGCCGCGTGCTCGCCTCGACCGAGCAGGTGTGGGGCAAGATCTTTGCCGCCAACGGCCAGACCTATGAGCCGCCGCGGCTGAAATTCTATACCGAGGGCGCGACGTCGGGCTGCGGCTATGCCTCGTCGGCGGCGGGCCCCTATTATTGCCCGTCCGACCGGGGCGTGTTCCTCGACACCGGCTTTTTCGACGAGCTGCAGAACCGCTTCGGCGCGAAGGGCGACTTTGCCGAGGCCTATGTCATCGCGCACGAGGTCGGACATCACATCCAGAACCTCACCGGTGCAGCGCAACAGGTGAGCGCCATCCAGCAGCGCGGCAGCAAGGAAGAAGGCAACGCCGCGTCGGTGAAGCTCGAACTCCAGGCCGATTGCTACGCGGGCGTCTGGGCCAAGCAGTCCGGGCGGTTGGAACCCGGCGATATCGAGGAAGGCATGACCGCGGCGAATGCGATCGGCGACGACACGCTCCAGCGTCAGTCGGGCGGTTCGGTCGTGCCCGACAGTTTCACCCATGGCTCGTCGGCGGATCGCATGCGCTGGCTGAAGCGCGGTCTGGACACCGGCGATCCGGCGCAGTGCGACAC
- a CDS encoding patatin-like phospholipase family protein, with translation MADADPPATVRRPTPNRRDAALPLPDCVALVLQGGGALGSYQAGIIEALGGAKIEIDWVAGISIGAVNAAIVAGNPPERRVERLRAFWDTVTWALPSFPIFPQDQVREFVHEWSAWSVMATGVPGFFAPRPVPPTFAVPGTPEALSFYDSSPLAATLDTLIDWELLNTGPVRLSVGAVDIESGNFRYFDTTTDRIDARHIMASGALPPGLPPVEIDGRWYWDGGLVSNTPLTHVLDHQTAEMLVFQVDLFASATDRPKTIMDVMAREKEIRFSSRTRQVSAERLKLRQERETIRHLLAKLPAEMRDDPDVVALAAAADEPAVNLVHLIYRANAWEGGSRDFEFSARTMREHWAAGAAAVAETMAKSRLVASNILDGKTAAFDLTRT, from the coding sequence ATGGCCGATGCCGACCCCCCTGCTACTGTCAGGCGCCCCACCCCCAATCGGCGCGACGCCGCGCTGCCCCTCCCCGATTGCGTGGCGCTGGTGTTGCAGGGCGGCGGTGCGCTCGGCAGCTATCAGGCCGGGATCATCGAGGCGTTGGGCGGCGCGAAGATCGAGATCGACTGGGTCGCCGGCATCTCGATCGGCGCGGTCAACGCCGCGATCGTCGCCGGCAACCCGCCCGAGCGGCGCGTCGAGCGGCTGAGGGCGTTCTGGGACACCGTCACCTGGGCACTGCCGAGCTTCCCGATCTTTCCGCAGGATCAGGTCCGCGAATTCGTCCACGAATGGTCGGCGTGGTCGGTGATGGCGACCGGCGTCCCCGGCTTCTTCGCGCCGCGCCCGGTGCCGCCGACCTTCGCGGTACCCGGCACTCCAGAGGCGCTCAGCTTCTACGATTCCTCGCCGCTTGCCGCCACGCTCGACACGTTGATCGACTGGGAACTGCTGAATACCGGCCCGGTGCGGCTGTCGGTCGGGGCGGTCGATATCGAGAGCGGCAATTTCCGCTATTTCGACACCACCACCGACCGCATCGACGCGCGCCACATCATGGCGTCGGGCGCGCTGCCGCCGGGGCTGCCCCCAGTCGAGATCGACGGGCGCTGGTACTGGGACGGCGGTCTCGTCTCGAACACGCCGCTGACCCACGTCCTCGACCACCAGACCGCCGAGATGCTGGTCTTCCAAGTCGATCTGTTCGCGTCCGCCACCGATCGTCCGAAGACGATCATGGACGTGATGGCGCGCGAAAAGGAAATCCGCTTTTCCAGCCGCACCCGACAGGTGTCCGCCGAGCGGCTGAAGCTCCGGCAGGAGCGCGAGACAATCCGCCACCTGCTCGCGAAGCTCCCCGCCGAGATGCGCGACGATCCCGACGTGGTGGCTCTGGCCGCCGCGGCCGACGAGCCCGCGGTCAACCTCGTCCACCTGATCTACCGCGCGAACGCGTGGGAGGGCGGATCGCGCGATTTCGAATTTTCCGCCCGCACCATGC